A window of Plasmodium malariae genome assembly, chromosome: 12 genomic DNA:
GTTGTCCAATGACAGTTATAatgctatatattttttacaccAGAAAAGGGGTGTATCCCAAATAagtatattacaaaattagatatttatacatgtacacatgtaatacttttatatatgtccatatatataaaataataaaacgtCTGCATTATTCCGAATTTGTGTCTGTTTTTGCTCgctaaataattatttagcAAAATGTATTAACAGATCATATttttgaacaaaataaaattattgcaTAAATTCAAAATGGGAAAATTTTTCCAGATTttcagaatatatataaaatttcaatACTTAACAACATGTACCAGTCTTTTTTATCgctttaaaatatgttcGTAGCAATGATAAAAAGTAgtaatgaaattttattttttcaaaatggtacgcaatttactttttctgGTGAACAATACGccaaaaaaaggataatatGAAACATAGTTTATTTCAtattcacatatatgtatgcaagTTATACTTATGTTTATGCGTATGTTTATacgtatgtttatatgtgtgtttatgtatatattacgtAGTACATTGTGCACGGAATGAaatttcttttctatttataGTTTAAATTTTTCGTTCGACCACCAGAGTAACGAAGAATAACGAAAAAATTTTAGctagtaaataattatatttctattaaatgttttactttatatctttttttgttattgctcttctattttttccgcttttcctttttttctttttaatatctttctttttcatttattatttattatttattctttattgtttaatgtttattgtttattgtttattgtttattgtttattgtttattgtttattatttattgttaactgtttattgtttattgtttattatttattgttaacTGTTTATTGTTCATTGTTTATctattgtttattatttattatttctttttttttcttttttttttttttaattttccaatttttaacttttaatttttaatttttaatttttaatttttgttagtTTGTGCTTACACAGGGAGTGTACTgctatgcatttatatatatacctattttTGTACAcccgtatatatacatactatatataaatacgtgcattttaaaatacaaggtaaatatgtacgtacgtGTGTGTTTGTAAACCTATGTTTATATACACTTTTACGCTGTGTCTGTATGCTTTTGTCGCACTATGTTTGgtgttcatttttatttgccTTTTTCATTTGccatattttcaaatttttttttcgaattaTTAGCATTTATGCATTAGCTGTTATGTATTAGCTCATATTTATTACGAACCATTTTTTACCATCTACGTATTACCAACAATTTACTACCACCTACTTATTACCTATTACTCGTTGTTTGTTATTTTCTGCTCATTATTTTctgttcattattttcttctcATTATTTTCTGTTCAATATTTTCTGCTTACGATTTACCATTCTCCCAAGTTATGCTTTCAAAATatgattttaattttgtttccCACTCAGATCTGAGAGTATGAAAAGTGCACTTACGGTTTTGTGCAATTTTcgacgtaaaaaaaaaaaaaaaaaaaaatgaaatattgaAGCTTGTgcaatttagaaaaaaataaaaatatatgggtgtatgtgaatatattaagcatattaaacatatacacacatatatatatgcgcgCGCGTGTGTGTAAGTAAAAACCCCCTTTCAAGTTGTAAATCGTATTGAGGGCAATTTACATTTCTTCCTCTCTTGCCGAGTCGAtaatgaagagaaaaaatataacgatttttttgtattcacTAATTCTGGTGGTTTTATGGCCTAATCGTATATACGATATAGTGGTTTCACTGTccttaaataaaagaaatgatttaaaaatatttgacaATAATACAGTAAAGACATCTACAGTTGTATATCAGATGTcgaatgaaaaattatatctaGGTGAAGAACATTTCAGCAATGTAAAGAAGTTACAGAATATGTTTATGGTATGTTTTAAAtcggataaaaaaaaagacgtattaaaagatataggtattttaaatataaaatttttattatatgaaaattttaagaaaaatgtatatgataatataaaacttttatttaattttataaaagaaaattttgcatatttaacTAAAAGAATatcagaagaaaaaaaaaataataatttaaatgaaacagattatattgaaaatgataatttattaactttATTAGAAGACGTGGTAAGTAATGATGTTGAAAAAAATgctaaatattttgaaaaattaattcaatTTACAAGCTTAAAGAAATGCTTCGAAATATCCATTTCATTGAATATTGAAGATAACAAGGAACCAATTGTTCTATTATGTGAAGTGGATACTAATAATAATcgtattaatttaaaaattaataataatttaccaCAAGATAATATTAATCagattaaaaagaaaagtactTTATCACGTAAACCAAAAGGgtcctttttaaaaagaattataactCCATTAAAATCTAGTACcttattttctaaaatgaccaaaagaatgaaatggccattacattattataaaaacttatgctataaacataattttgAAGTTGCTTCTGAAAATTGGGTTAACTATTTCTATAATCATAATGAAACGTTATGTCATGTTCAGACAGATGGTACTGGtgattgtttatttttatccttaCAATATCTtctagaaaaaaatgaaattactacatataatgttaatattaattcaaaTGTATCAGAAAGTTTATTTATCCCTtggtatattaaaaatgctAGGAAAAGAAATGATACCTATTTTAACGTTACTGATTTGAGGTATATAACCACTTTTTTtgtcataaaatatttcccTGGGTATTCACAAGATTCTGAAACTAATTCTTTtcatattaatgaaaaattaaatttacttATAAACCTTGAGCTTaccaattattatttaaaaaaagatctACTTTATAGAATGATGAAACCAGATAAGTTTATTGATCAAAATGGTAAAAACGTTTTTTCTATGTTCTCAAGTTATATGAATAAGTATTTGCAATTAGGAAAGCCCCAACTATCTGCTCCAGGGAACACCGATTCCAGTCAACCGCATGATATGCTTTCCCCCAGTGGAAGCAGTAGCGGATATGTAAGCAGCAGCGATGGTAGTATGGACAGCAGTAACGACGGCAGTATCGACGGCAGTATCGACGGCAGTAACGATGGAAGTAACGATGGAAGTAACGATGGAAGTAACGATGGAAGTAACGATGGAAGTAACGTTGACCTTAACGATGGCAATAACGATGGAAGTAACGATGGAAGTAACGTTGACCTTAACGATGGAAGTAACGATGGAAGTAACAACTACAACAAGAACAAGAACAACAACAATAACgaaaataatgatgataatgaCAGTGATGATAATGCCGACGGTAAGAAAGTAAACCCAGATAATAGTGGCTTCAGTGGAAGCAATGGACGTGCCGATGTTGACGGAGGTAAAGGGAGTAGTGCTATGGGGAGTGAACAAGGCGAAATGTACTCTAGGTTGTTTAATAGCTTGCAAAATCTACCTTTGTCCAATGCTCGTTCACGTATTGATCATCTGAAGAGTACTATATCAGAAAAACGAATTAGGAACAGCTCGAACACTATATCTAGTATTAATGAAAGTGATACAGATATGAACTtgtttaaaaggaaaaattcaTCGAACAGTGTATTATCATCTCCATCAGAGGAAAAAGCAGTGTCCTTTCATAAAGTAGAGCTTGAAacaaagggaaaaaaaagaggtaaagaaaatttttttagagtAACATATACCCCAAGGAAGGATTCTGAAAATAAAAGTACGACCCCTATCGAAGAATCTGCTACAAATGAAGAGTCTATTTCTAAAAAGCATAAgtataaaaagaaacataTAGATAATGAGGATGTACATAATGAAGAAATTAGTTCAGAAGGTAATGAAACGAAATATCATAGTTTTATAATACCGCATATGCCAGATGGAAAgagttataataatgaaaaggaagTTATACAACTTAAAACTAATGCGAATAAAggaattttacaaaattcaGATAAACAGTCCATACTAAGGGGTACTACTGTGGAAGAGTTGTCAGGGGAAGAGAGCATGCATAGTCTAGGAGATGATTCTCTATCTAGTTCTAGAGAATCCATGTTTACAATTGAAGATAACAGTTCTGATGATGAAACCGATGTGAATAGCTCAAAGGAGGGAGAGCAAGATGaggataaaaatagtaacacTACTAATACTAACGATGATGAAAAGTATGATACTATTTTAGAGGATGTTCACGAGAATGGATATAGGATGTATGaattaatattctttaaaattgtGTCCTTATCAGCTAATAATTTAACCTAtgatgaattaaaaaaattaaaaaaaaaaaatctgaAAAACTTATTAGGATCGAACAAAGTATCAAAAGTAATTGGatcacatatatttaaaaataaagtttcTGTAGGATGTATTTTACCGTATtttaatttagaaaatattaaaaataaattaaataaccCATTTACAAAGAACAATTATGCAAATTCTGActtgttcataataataattgaaacaacatttaataaaaaaataacaagaaaaaaagatgGATTAGTAACTAATAGTTTACTATTAAAACATAATGGAGATTGTATATCCTATTGgtcaattaaaaataatgattatCATTTTACTTGTGATAATAAAGTTATACAAACACAAACCATTCAAGAAAAAGCATCcgcttttttttatgaaagaaCAAGACTTGGTCATACACACTGGGGAGATGAAACAGATTATGATGcatttcaaaaaatgttCAATATTGGATTAATTACCTTTATGAACAACAATACAAAATTCTTCTTCTcaagaaataattttgatGAACACCctctttactttttaatCTATTTTTACTCTGGTATTCACTTTGAGCCAGGGATACATATAACTGTTAAGGGTCAAAAGGAAAGTCATCATTCGTCGTATGACCAAAATAGCATTCCTAATTCGTTTCTTCAAGTGCCTGCGGGGTGAAAGCACAGTTTGAAGTAGCAAAAAAGTGAGGGGGGGaacgaacaaaaaaaaaaaaaaaaaaaaaaaaaatgaaataaattgagggaaaattagtaaaattagtaaaattttgaaaaagtaCGAAGTAGAACAAGATGACAGAGTGTGAAATAAATCCAAAAATATGCAACTGTGACgaaggaaaaattatttttcaaaaaaaaaaaaaaatcaactATGTTTCCCCCTTCCATGCGTACATTTTTCTCAACATGGCATAACTTTGCATTTCTGCacttccctttttttttttttttttttttttttccttatattttaaatttgctTTCTTTTGTTTTGGTATATTGATAATTGCCCATAGAACAGTGTTATGCTCTTCTAATTtgtatctctttttttaagtttgTTAGTTTTATTTGCCTTGTCAACATTGTTTACCTTATGCaacttgtatatatttgtccATCACTCATTTTCAcgtctttcttttttatgtactttttttaaaaacctCCAAACAATCACATGCTAATAATGTTGGtgtgatatattatttaaaaaattactttactatactttttttttctttttttccattcttATGTATTTAGTTAACTTGACGTAAACCATTTACGTAAAaggattatttttttttttttatatatccgTCGTCTTATTCTAATTTATGAACATCATTTTTCACGgaaatttttgaatttataatACCATGAGGAAAGTAAAGACTCACTGATACTACATGTTCAGTAGGGATTGGGGTTTGAATTAATACATAGTTTTTGCTTTACATATTCGcctgtatacatacatgcatacaaacgtgcatacatacatgcatacatacatacgctCATACACACATACGCCCATACACACATACGCCCATACACACATACGCCCATACACACATACGCCCATACGCACATACGCTCATACGCACATACGCACATACGCACATACACTGAATCCTGTTGAAGACTCCATAAAATACTTTTGCCAAAAATAATCGCTCGGAAAAAATTGCTCAATTAGACTAGCCGTAATTAAGGACTTCAAATTGCCTCTCCTTTTTAAGCAAAAATTTCGCCGATTAAGTAcccgaaaaaaaaaaaaaaaattaaattaaaaaaaaaataaaataacggCAAACATAATATGATGCAATAATTTTAATCTTCTTTACGCACTCTAATAGTGTTTCCACAATTATTTGCAGCCAGAGCATTTCAAAATAACAATTAATTCCTTAAACTATTTCCACAGGATACATATTAACTGCgcgttttaaaaaaaaagtaatttaagTGAGGCTTTAAATAAAGAGAGCATATTTTTATGGCTTCTTGCGTTATTAATCCCGATATGACGAGCTGCGCACAGTTATTATGAACGTTCATGTGTTTGCTATAATGAagaaatgtattattaataatttgaacTTTTTCGAGcagaatatttatatttacgtCTATATATGAAGATAAACGATGGAGTGATTTCTCATCATCTGCGCTGtgcaaaaatggaaaatcCTCATGCGCATATTCATTAAAAGAGTTATCTACATTGTTATTTACTTTCTTTTGAtcagaatttttaaaaatggtgtttctatataaatttaagatATCCCTTTTGTTGTTACATAATAGTATTCCACTCTTTCTACGATTGGACATGTTACATTTTGCAAAAGCAGAGATTCCTTTCTTCTCCTTCTCGCCATATAAAAGCAGCGGAAAGTTTTTAACGCTTCCTTTTCTGAACATGTTCAGGTCATTATCTTGCATATGTTTAAAAACGAAGGAGTACAAGTAGGAAAAGTCCAAAAACATAAATTCGCTACCTGTGATGTTTTTACCCAGCTCATTTGTATTCACCACATTTTCAATGGAACAAAAATGCGATAAGaagtaggaaaaaaaagatatgttaaataatttcttaaaattgtacttctctttttttttttcaatcaGCTGATATATTTCTTCCTTATCTTCAATTTTTCTGTTCATCAAAATTGTACTAATAGCGTTTTCCTCAAAAATAAGGTCGTATATATAAggaagttttttttttttttttataaaacttttatatacaaccaagaatatacatatatgattattttttataattttatcctTGTTTTTCAAAAGGGACTTTATTAAATGCACAATTTCAATTAAATCGATAAAAAGGTATTTTACTTTATCTATATTGTTAAAATGAACATTTGTTAGTTTCAATTTTTCTCTTACAAATtgtattacattttttttgatacTCTTGTCTTTTTCTT
This region includes:
- the PmUG01_12014400 gene encoding conserved Plasmodium protein, unknown function; this encodes MKRKNITIFLYSLILVVLWPNRIYDIVVSLSLNKRNDLKIFDNNTVKTSTVVYQMSNEKLYLGEEHFSNVKKLQNMFMVCFKSDKKKDVLKDIGILNIKFLLYENFKKNVYDNIKLLFNFIKENFAYLTKRISEEKKNNNLNETDYIENDNLLTLLEDVVSNDVEKNAKYFEKLIQFTSLKKCFEISISLNIEDNKEPIVLLCEVDTNNNRINLKINNNLPQDNINQIKKKSTLSRKPKGSFLKRIITPLKSSTLFSKMTKRMKWPLHYYKNLCYKHNFEVASENWVNYFYNHNETLCHVQTDGTGDCLFLSLQYLLEKNEITTYNVNINSNVSESLFIPWYIKNARKRNDTYFNVTDLRYITTFFVIKYFPGYSQDSETNSFHINEKLNLLINLELTNYYLKKDLLYRMMKPDKFIDQNGKNVFSMFSSYMNKYLQLGKPQLSAPGNTDSSQPHDMLSPSGSSSGYVSSSDGSMDSSNDGSIDGSIDGSNDGSNDGSNDGSNDGSNDGSNVDLNDGNNDGSNDGSNVDLNDGSNDGSNNYNKNKNNNNNENNDDNDSDDNADGKKVNPDNSGFSGSNGRADVDGGKGSSAMGSEQGEMYSRLFNSLQNLPLSNARSRIDHLKSTISEKRIRNSSNTISSINESDTDMNLFKRKNSSNSVLSSPSEEKAVSFHKVELETKGKKRGKENFFRVTYTPRKDSENKSTTPIEESATNEESISKKHKYKKKHIDNEDVHNEEISSEGNETKYHSFIIPHMPDGKSYNNEKEVIQLKTNANKGILQNSDKQSILRGTTVEELSGEESMHSLGDDSLSSSRESMFTIEDNSSDDETDVNSSKEGEQDEDKNSNTTNTNDDEKYDTILEDVHENGYRMYELIFFKIVSLSANNLTYDELKKLKKKNLKNLLGSNKVSKVIGSHIFKNKVSVGCILPYFNLENIKNKLNNPFTKNNYANSDLFIIIIETTFNKKITRKKDGLVTNSLLLKHNGDCISYWSIKNNDYHFTCDNKVIQTQTIQEKASAFFYERTRLGHTHWGDETDYDAFQKMFNIGLITFMNNNTKFFFSRNNFDEHPLYFLIYFYSGIHFEPGIHITVKGQKESHHSSYDQNSIPNSFLQVPAG
- the PmUG01_12014500 gene encoding ubiquitin-activating enzyme E1, putative; its protein translation is MNELEKFKRQISLWGIHHQEILMSSCICMLGSSFLISEVAKGLILSGISNILIVDDERICAEDFKFYLYCSGEIINEHKCKIIKKNLMNINKEAKINYIIENPLHYFYNVLLKNDSYDIIICNLSVKDNIIVEKLCTENYKRVITCHARGLLGYLNICVNNHVYMSIDDNKKEDFYLYYYLSISLYYELKKHAQSVEYTFFQVNTAWNKLLFLVKCYHDFCTQEKDKSIKKNVIQFVREKLKLTNVHFNNIDKVKYLFIDLIEIVHLIKSLLKNKDKIIKNNHICIFLVVYKSFIKKKKKLPYIYDLIFEENAISTILMNRKIEDKEEIYQLIEKKKEKYNFKKLFNISFFSYFLSHFCSIENVVNTNELGKNITGSEFMFLDFSYLYSFVFKHMQDNDLNMFRKGSVKNFPLLLYGEKEKKGISAFAKCNMSNRRKSGILLCNNKRDILNLYRNTIFKNSDQKKVNNNVDNSFNEYAHEDFPFLHSADDEKSLHRLSSYIDVNINILLEKVQIINNTFLHYSKHMNVHNNCAQLVISGLITQEAIKICSLYLKPHLNYFFFKTRS